In Rubrivirga marina, the following are encoded in one genomic region:
- a CDS encoding YaiO family outer membrane beta-barrel protein, whose product MRALLLFLLVTLPASAQSWGATASTAAEVVDGLDPWLESRVSVGGRAGVLAGVAEAGVVERYDQAAPFVGADLYPTLADGAYGNVRARWSPGSDVTARLDLGAEAFVALGRGWEASAGGRRLAFADRDVWIATASGARYVGPWYVRGQLAAVPDGDRVPVSTRLLVRHLGDGEGGAFGSFWELSLARGEEAVVESTGRTAVRGSWAVAGRLQRSLSGPVGVTLGAGYTADGDLSRGAAEAGVFVRF is encoded by the coding sequence ATGCGCGCGCTCCTCCTGTTCCTGCTCGTGACCCTGCCCGCCTCGGCGCAGTCGTGGGGCGCCACGGCGTCGACGGCCGCCGAGGTCGTGGACGGGCTCGACCCGTGGCTCGAGTCGCGGGTGTCGGTCGGCGGCCGGGCCGGGGTGCTGGCCGGCGTCGCCGAGGCGGGCGTGGTCGAGCGCTACGACCAAGCCGCCCCGTTCGTGGGCGCCGACCTCTACCCGACGCTCGCCGACGGCGCCTACGGCAACGTCCGCGCGCGCTGGTCGCCGGGCTCCGACGTGACGGCCCGGCTCGACCTCGGCGCCGAGGCGTTCGTCGCCCTCGGAAGGGGCTGGGAGGCCTCGGCCGGCGGCCGGCGCCTCGCCTTCGCCGACCGCGACGTGTGGATCGCGACGGCAAGCGGCGCGCGCTACGTCGGCCCGTGGTACGTCCGCGGCCAGCTCGCGGCGGTCCCCGACGGCGACCGCGTGCCGGTCTCCACGCGCCTCCTCGTGCGCCACCTCGGCGATGGAGAGGGCGGCGCGTTCGGGTCGTTCTGGGAGCTCTCGCTGGCGCGCGGGGAAGAGGCCGTCGTCGAGTCGACGGGGCGGACGGCCGTCCGCGGGTCGTGGGCCGTGGCCGGACGGCTCCAACGGTCGCTGTCGGGGCCGGTCGGCGTCACGCTCGGCGCCGGCTACACGGCCGACGGCGACCTCTCCCGCGGCGCCGCCGAGGCGGGCGTGTTCGTGCGGTTCTAG
- a CDS encoding pectin acetylesterase-family hydrolase, whose product MPRLSLFALALAALALTSCDSSEPEGPLADVAPGEWTFVEVEGSVCRDGSPTGIGVRLQEDSDDLMIYLEGGGACFNGATCSTNPSSFGATDFAGLVAQAGEAGVFSTSAANPVGDWNVVYVPYCTGDVHAGSFPNNTLLQAAGVDGTQQFVGHQNVKRALALLEDGLGTQSRVLLAGSSAGGLGTLFNFDAVAQTFDDADLFLVDDSGPLFFADNVLSPQLVTQVVTLYNGSAALPSAPQLFQPDALPGVYDYYATRYPDATFGLASHLGDDVFQQFYGFGQAPGDPITDEEFAAGLRDVRAQLPESWGTFFAEGDAHTFLRARYTLVSAGVSFDAWLAGLLAGTPTDVDPGTARLVAAR is encoded by the coding sequence ATGCCCCGCCTTTCGCTCTTCGCCCTCGCCCTCGCGGCGCTCGCCCTCACGTCCTGCGACTCGTCCGAGCCCGAGGGCCCGCTCGCCGACGTGGCCCCCGGCGAATGGACGTTCGTCGAGGTCGAGGGCTCCGTCTGCCGCGACGGCTCGCCGACCGGTATCGGCGTTCGCCTTCAAGAGGACTCCGACGACCTGATGATTTACCTCGAGGGAGGCGGCGCCTGCTTCAACGGCGCGACGTGCTCGACGAACCCGTCGTCGTTCGGCGCCACCGACTTCGCCGGCCTCGTGGCCCAGGCGGGCGAGGCCGGCGTGTTCAGCACGTCCGCCGCCAACCCGGTCGGCGACTGGAACGTGGTCTACGTGCCGTACTGCACGGGCGACGTCCACGCCGGGAGCTTCCCGAACAACACGCTGCTCCAGGCGGCCGGCGTCGACGGCACGCAGCAGTTCGTGGGCCACCAGAACGTCAAGCGGGCGCTGGCCCTCCTCGAGGACGGCCTCGGCACGCAGAGCCGCGTGCTCCTCGCCGGCTCGTCGGCCGGCGGCCTCGGAACGCTGTTCAACTTCGACGCCGTGGCCCAGACGTTCGACGACGCCGACCTCTTCCTCGTCGACGACTCGGGCCCGCTGTTCTTCGCCGACAACGTCCTGAGCCCGCAGCTCGTGACGCAGGTCGTCACGCTCTACAACGGCTCGGCCGCGCTCCCGTCCGCCCCCCAGCTCTTCCAGCCCGACGCGCTCCCGGGCGTCTATGACTACTACGCGACGCGCTACCCGGACGCCACGTTCGGCCTCGCCAGCCACCTCGGCGACGACGTGTTCCAGCAGTTCTACGGCTTCGGCCAGGCCCCGGGCGACCCCATCACCGATGAGGAGTTCGCGGCCGGCCTCCGCGACGTCCGCGCCCAGCTTCCCGAGTCGTGGGGGACGTTCTTCGCCGAAGGCGACGCGCACACGTTCCTCCGTGCTCGGTACACGCTAGTCTCGGCGGGCGTCTCGTTCGACGCCTGGCTCGCGGGCCTCCTCGCCGGGACCCCGACCGACGTGGACCCGGGCACCGCCCGCCTCGTCGCGGCGCGCTAG
- a CDS encoding McrB family protein, producing the protein MTYWLWSVPPDVYPAALRAGTFALWRQGRARLEEVRPGDRIFAYLPGRQVIAGEFEAIGPPFEDATALAPGRHLPHRLRVRPVAVLPEELWVPRDGVADDLRVLEEYSEHAPETRFRRVVQQVLHPLPRIDGTVLSFVVQARLGTDPDALMGAVEAVRQARAEALDASRRPPEAAEPAPASVVAEASVGYVAPEDFDRAAAMERLLGDLASRGYRYAPWAVAAYVTALRTKPFVLLAGVTGVGKSRLPVLVAEATGGTSTVLPVRPDWTDPAETMGFVDLGGRFRPGAVLRAAHGAAEDPDRFHTLVFDEMNLGRPEHYLAEVLSRIEQRAPAPGGYESPPLLTETLQAGDALWQAVRLPPTLGLVGTVNVDESAHAFSRKVLDRAFVIELVARDLGDWQSASVEESTDRWPAEAWTPRAVRLGELTGLTGDEHASVARTVGAVTEAGHVLAPSGLGVGYRTRDEAALFVLHAAEAPGAFRDEAEAPVDPLDLALLTKLVPRLDGARSAARSAAYGLLGWTLDGSTADARDAERIVDDWITDGRPEALPDARFPRTAARLARIVEGALDDGVASFWG; encoded by the coding sequence GTGACGTACTGGCTCTGGTCCGTGCCGCCCGACGTGTACCCGGCGGCCCTCCGCGCGGGGACGTTCGCGCTGTGGCGTCAGGGGCGCGCGCGGCTCGAGGAGGTCCGCCCCGGGGACCGGATCTTCGCGTACCTCCCGGGCCGGCAGGTCATCGCCGGGGAGTTTGAAGCGATCGGGCCACCGTTCGAGGACGCCACGGCGCTCGCCCCAGGTCGCCACCTTCCGCACCGGCTCCGCGTGCGTCCGGTCGCCGTGCTCCCAGAAGAGTTGTGGGTCCCGCGGGACGGTGTCGCCGACGACCTCCGGGTCCTGGAGGAGTACTCGGAGCACGCACCGGAGACGCGGTTCCGGCGCGTCGTGCAACAGGTGCTGCACCCGCTCCCGCGCATCGACGGGACGGTCCTGTCGTTCGTCGTCCAGGCCCGCCTCGGCACCGATCCCGACGCGCTCATGGGGGCCGTCGAGGCGGTCCGCCAGGCGCGGGCCGAGGCGCTCGACGCGTCCCGTCGCCCCCCCGAGGCGGCGGAGCCTGCGCCCGCCTCGGTCGTGGCCGAAGCCTCGGTGGGCTACGTCGCTCCGGAGGATTTCGACCGAGCAGCGGCGATGGAGCGGTTGCTGGGCGATCTCGCGTCGAGGGGCTACCGCTACGCCCCGTGGGCCGTGGCCGCTTACGTGACCGCCCTCCGCACCAAGCCGTTCGTCCTGTTGGCCGGCGTGACCGGAGTCGGGAAGAGCCGCCTGCCCGTCCTCGTCGCGGAGGCGACGGGCGGCACGTCGACAGTGCTCCCCGTCCGTCCCGACTGGACCGATCCGGCCGAGACAATGGGGTTCGTAGATCTCGGTGGACGGTTTCGTCCCGGTGCTGTGCTCCGTGCGGCGCACGGGGCCGCCGAGGACCCCGATCGGTTCCACACGCTCGTGTTCGATGAGATGAATCTTGGGCGTCCGGAGCACTATCTCGCCGAGGTGCTGAGCCGAATCGAACAGCGTGCTCCGGCGCCCGGTGGCTACGAGAGCCCTCCGCTCTTGACCGAGACGCTTCAGGCCGGCGATGCCCTCTGGCAGGCCGTCCGCCTGCCGCCGACGCTCGGTCTCGTCGGGACCGTCAACGTGGACGAGAGCGCGCACGCGTTCAGCCGGAAGGTGCTCGACCGCGCGTTCGTGATCGAGCTCGTCGCGAGGGACCTCGGCGACTGGCAGAGCGCGTCCGTCGAGGAGTCCACCGACCGGTGGCCGGCCGAGGCATGGACGCCGCGGGCCGTCCGCCTCGGCGAGCTGACCGGTCTGACCGGCGACGAGCACGCGTCGGTCGCCCGCACGGTCGGTGCCGTCACCGAGGCGGGCCACGTTCTCGCCCCGTCCGGCCTCGGCGTGGGCTACCGGACGCGCGACGAGGCGGCGCTGTTCGTGCTGCACGCGGCGGAGGCGCCGGGCGCGTTCCGGGACGAGGCGGAGGCGCCCGTCGACCCGCTCGACCTGGCGCTTCTGACGAAGCTGGTGCCTCGCCTGGATGGCGCCCGCTCGGCCGCTCGCTCGGCGGCCTACGGCCTGCTCGGCTGGACCCTCGATGGCTCCACCGCCGACGCCCGGGACGCCGAACGGATCGTCGACGACTGGATCACCGACGGCCGACCGGAGGCCCTCCCGGACGCGCGCTTCCCTCGGACCGCCGCCCGCCTCGCCCGGATCGTCGAAGGCGCGCTCGACGACGGAGTCGCCTCGTTCTGGGGCTAG
- a CDS encoding GNAT family N-acetyltransferase has protein sequence MSTPPVLRLTLRDGRPVVLRPVVAADKDRLAAGFDELSADSRRLRFLGSVSTLSDAHLRYLTEVDGHDHVAWGALDLQAPDAPGFGVGRFIRLKEAPSIAEFSLTVLDTAQGHGVGQLLLAVLAVVAPSVGVQTLRGVVGRENERMTYWLHRLGATSSGSDQDLVMDLHLPVDPAVSESAADFVETADQIRRAMRRGGTSEGRPSRSARS, from the coding sequence ATGTCCACTCCGCCCGTCCTCCGGCTGACGCTCCGAGACGGGCGCCCCGTCGTCCTCCGCCCGGTCGTCGCGGCTGACAAGGACCGACTCGCGGCCGGCTTCGACGAGCTCTCGGCCGACTCGCGCCGGCTCCGCTTTCTCGGGTCGGTCTCCACCCTCAGCGACGCCCACCTCCGCTACCTCACCGAGGTCGACGGGCACGATCACGTGGCGTGGGGCGCCCTCGACCTCCAGGCCCCCGACGCGCCCGGCTTCGGCGTCGGCCGGTTCATCCGGCTCAAGGAAGCGCCGTCGATCGCGGAGTTCTCCCTGACGGTGCTCGACACGGCGCAGGGCCACGGGGTGGGGCAACTGCTGCTGGCGGTCCTCGCCGTCGTCGCTCCGAGCGTCGGCGTGCAGACGCTCCGTGGCGTCGTCGGGCGCGAAAACGAACGGATGACGTACTGGCTCCATCGCCTCGGGGCCACCTCCTCGGGCAGCGACCAGGATCTCGTGATGGACCTCCACCTCCCCGTCGACCCCGCGGTCAGCGAGTCGGCCGCCGATTTCGTGGAGACGGCCGACCAGATCCGACGAGCGATGCGAAGGGGTGGGACGTCAGAGGGCCGGCCTTCCCGATCCGCCCGTTCCTGA
- a CDS encoding DUF2357 domain-containing protein, protein METLFTVDSARVRLTWSGPRPAPPAVAPMAVTVLAAEDLRVTTAGGSHAIALEEETTYLVLVEGRDDQAVVLEHRDPVVTSGLASANEGRVLHGRIRVGSQAGRIRFDVRSGSTTLFRLEMDVLPTKLNGAEVSAMRSEVEAAAAGLAVAALRPTTVAVERGGEVPSVPVWLAALGQSVERLAEAVREIDRRPVLDAARSVSGQRPGRIRRPSAETWRAARRRGLAGPTLPARPAHLSSDTPAHRWLAARLGVVAHRLRVLLRHEGARRSSARRERVARDLRALLAEVDSLRKGTLMETVGARAPSVPPLVLRRHPVYAAAYDALRQLDRGIDLRSGSLDVATQDLAVLFETWVALAVVRVFADVLGAEPPARPFGVDAVGTDVRLRRGRSHGVRLQGRGMDVEIVNNPRFPAPPALLTQRPDLLVTIRHGGTTRRVVLDAKYRRDDSAAYRRRHGAAGPPEDALGTLHRYRDAIVEGPPVEIAAALFPGTADDAFFRSRLWTSLGSLGVGAIPFRPGDLGALTRFVADLTE, encoded by the coding sequence GTGGAGACCCTGTTCACCGTCGACTCCGCCCGCGTCCGCCTGACGTGGAGCGGCCCCCGCCCGGCTCCCCCGGCCGTGGCCCCCATGGCCGTCACCGTCCTCGCCGCCGAGGACCTCCGAGTGACGACGGCCGGTGGCTCGCATGCCATCGCGTTGGAGGAAGAGACGACGTACCTCGTCCTTGTCGAGGGCCGAGACGACCAAGCCGTCGTGCTGGAGCACCGGGACCCCGTCGTCACCTCTGGACTGGCGTCGGCGAATGAGGGTCGCGTGCTCCACGGGCGCATCCGAGTCGGGTCGCAAGCGGGGAGAATCCGCTTCGATGTCCGATCCGGGAGCACAACTCTGTTTCGACTTGAGATGGACGTGCTCCCGACAAAGTTGAACGGTGCGGAGGTGTCGGCGATGCGGTCCGAGGTGGAGGCGGCGGCCGCGGGTCTGGCGGTCGCTGCGCTCCGTCCGACGACCGTCGCGGTCGAGCGGGGGGGCGAGGTGCCGTCGGTGCCAGTCTGGCTCGCCGCCCTCGGCCAGTCCGTCGAGCGGCTGGCCGAGGCGGTGCGGGAGATCGACCGACGGCCGGTGCTCGACGCCGCGCGTTCGGTCTCTGGGCAGCGACCCGGGCGAATCCGGCGCCCCTCGGCGGAGACCTGGCGGGCGGCGCGGCGACGGGGGCTGGCGGGGCCGACGCTCCCGGCACGACCGGCCCACCTCTCGTCTGACACGCCCGCGCACCGCTGGCTGGCCGCCCGCCTCGGTGTGGTCGCACACCGTCTCCGGGTCCTGCTCCGGCACGAGGGAGCACGCCGGTCGAGTGCCCGGCGAGAGCGTGTGGCTCGCGACCTCAGAGCCTTGTTGGCCGAAGTCGATTCGCTCCGGAAAGGGACGCTGATGGAAACGGTCGGAGCACGGGCGCCCTCGGTCCCGCCCCTCGTGCTCCGGCGGCATCCGGTGTACGCCGCCGCCTACGACGCGCTCCGCCAGCTCGACCGCGGGATCGACCTCCGGTCCGGGAGCCTCGACGTGGCGACCCAAGACCTCGCGGTCCTCTTCGAGACCTGGGTCGCGCTCGCCGTCGTCCGCGTGTTCGCCGACGTGCTCGGAGCGGAGCCGCCTGCCCGTCCGTTCGGCGTCGACGCAGTGGGGACCGACGTGAGGCTGCGGCGGGGGCGGAGCCACGGCGTCCGCCTCCAAGGCCGCGGGATGGACGTCGAGATCGTCAACAACCCACGCTTCCCGGCGCCACCCGCGCTGCTCACCCAGCGGCCGGACCTCCTCGTCACGATCCGCCACGGCGGTACGACCCGACGCGTCGTGCTCGACGCGAAGTACCGTCGCGACGACTCCGCCGCGTACCGCCGCCGGCACGGCGCGGCGGGGCCACCCGAGGACGCGCTCGGCACGCTCCACCGCTATCGCGACGCCATCGTCGAGGGGCCGCCCGTCGAGATCGCTGCCGCCCTGTTTCCAGGCACGGCCGACGACGCATTCTTCCGATCCCGCCTGTGGACGAGCCTCGGGAGCCTCGGCGTGGGCGCCATTCCCTTCCGCCCCGGCGACCTCGGCGCGCTCACCCGGTTCGTCGCCGACCTTACTGAATAA
- a CDS encoding glycerophosphodiester phosphodiesterase family protein has translation MTRLALVLLALVVGACGSPRPLGLEERPADRVRTPVSSVHYRDYDSAAELASALRWTASAPVLVSAHRGGPQRALPENAVETFEYALNHAPALIETDVRRTADGVLVLMHDETLDRTTTGTGRVDQTTFAQIRRLRLVTEDSLLTTFRVPTLLEALAWADGRAVLLLDVKPDVPYEELVASIRQHDAADRVAVITYSLEDHERLFAIAPDLVVSATAETPAEVDALLASPVDLGRVIAWTGVGVPNPTVVDRLHAVGIRAQAGAFGAIDAAARAASSPEPYDAILATGADVLSTDQVPLAALAAREANLIQ, from the coding sequence GTGACGCGCCTCGCCCTCGTCCTGCTGGCGCTCGTCGTCGGCGCGTGCGGCTCGCCGCGCCCGCTCGGGCTGGAGGAGCGGCCGGCCGACCGGGTCCGCACGCCGGTCTCGTCGGTCCACTACCGCGACTACGACTCGGCGGCGGAGCTCGCCTCGGCGCTCCGGTGGACGGCGTCGGCGCCGGTCCTCGTCTCGGCGCACCGCGGCGGGCCGCAGCGGGCGCTCCCCGAGAACGCGGTCGAGACGTTCGAGTACGCGCTCAACCACGCGCCGGCCCTCATCGAGACCGACGTCCGACGGACGGCCGACGGCGTCCTGGTCCTCATGCACGACGAGACGCTCGACCGGACGACGACCGGCACGGGCCGCGTCGACCAGACGACGTTCGCGCAGATCCGCCGCCTCCGCCTCGTCACGGAGGACTCCCTCCTCACGACGTTCCGCGTGCCGACGCTGCTGGAAGCCCTCGCCTGGGCCGACGGCCGGGCCGTCCTCCTGCTCGACGTCAAGCCGGACGTGCCCTACGAGGAGCTCGTCGCGTCCATCCGCCAGCACGACGCGGCCGACCGCGTGGCCGTCATCACGTACTCCCTGGAGGACCACGAGCGGCTGTTCGCGATCGCCCCGGACCTCGTCGTCTCCGCGACCGCCGAGACGCCGGCCGAGGTGGACGCCCTGCTCGCCTCCCCCGTCGACCTGGGACGCGTGATCGCCTGGACCGGGGTCGGCGTCCCGAACCCGACCGTCGTCGACCGGCTCCACGCGGTGGGCATCCGGGCGCAGGCGGGGGCGTTCGGCGCCATCGACGCCGCGGCCCGCGCAGCGTCCTCGCCCGAGCCGTACGACGCGATCCTCGCGACGGGCGCCGACGTGCTCTCGACCGACCAGGTCCCGCTCGCCGCGCTGGCGGCGCGCGAAGCCAACCTTATTCAGTAA
- a CDS encoding SufE family protein, with the protein MNARLQEIADELASVPRDLQVELLLEHARQFPPLPDRYQAARDAGLGRVHECQAEVYFFPEVTEAEGARVVRLHADIPGHAPTQRALVGILIDAYDGATPGEVAAIPDDLLRQLGVSQLLGPQRQRGFAGVLARLKHGVAEAAGS; encoded by the coding sequence ATGAACGCCCGCCTCCAAGAGATCGCCGACGAGTTGGCGTCGGTCCCGCGCGACCTCCAGGTGGAGTTGCTCCTCGAGCACGCCCGCCAGTTCCCGCCCCTCCCCGACCGCTACCAGGCGGCCCGCGACGCCGGCCTGGGGCGCGTCCACGAGTGCCAGGCGGAGGTCTACTTCTTCCCCGAGGTCACCGAGGCCGAGGGGGCCCGGGTCGTCCGCCTCCACGCCGACATCCCGGGCCACGCGCCGACGCAGCGGGCGCTCGTCGGCATCCTGATCGACGCGTACGACGGGGCGACGCCCGGCGAGGTCGCGGCCATCCCCGACGACCTCCTCCGGCAACTCGGCGTGTCCCAGCTCCTTGGGCCGCAGCGCCAACGCGGCTTCGCGGGCGTCCTCGCCCGCCTCAAGCACGGCGTCGCCGAGGCCGCGGGCTCGTGA
- a CDS encoding sulfurtransferase has translation MSEYAHPEVLVSTDWVAKHLADTERVRVIESNEDVLLYATGHLHNAVHVDWQTDLQDPDVRDYIGQKPFEALCSRLGIRPDTTLVFYGDKSNWWATYAFWTFKMFGHADCRVMDGGRAKWEAEGRTLTTEVPKYDSTDYSAEKPDPSIRAFRDDVLAHMQDGGALVDVRSPAEYIGEISHAPHDPASEAALRAGHIPGASNVPWSRAANADGTFKSREDLEAIYLEEQDLDPKAETIAYCRIGERSSHTWFVLKYLLGFKDVRNYDGSWTEWGNLVGVPVEKGEPDDDGDLDD, from the coding sequence ATGTCCGAGTACGCCCACCCCGAGGTCCTCGTCTCCACCGACTGGGTCGCCAAGCACCTCGCCGACACCGAGCGCGTCCGCGTGATCGAGTCGAACGAGGACGTCCTGCTCTACGCCACCGGCCACCTCCACAACGCCGTCCACGTCGACTGGCAGACGGACCTCCAGGACCCTGACGTCCGCGACTACATCGGCCAGAAGCCGTTCGAGGCCCTCTGCTCCCGCCTCGGCATCCGCCCCGACACGACGCTCGTGTTCTACGGCGACAAGTCGAACTGGTGGGCCACCTACGCCTTCTGGACGTTCAAGATGTTCGGCCACGCGGACTGCCGCGTCATGGACGGCGGCCGGGCCAAGTGGGAGGCCGAGGGCCGGACGCTCACGACCGAGGTCCCGAAGTACGACTCCACCGACTACTCGGCCGAGAAGCCGGACCCCTCGATCCGCGCCTTCCGCGACGACGTCCTCGCCCACATGCAGGACGGCGGGGCCCTCGTCGACGTCCGGAGCCCGGCGGAGTACATCGGCGAGATCTCGCACGCCCCGCACGACCCGGCCTCCGAGGCGGCCCTCCGCGCCGGCCACATCCCGGGCGCCTCGAACGTGCCCTGGAGCCGCGCGGCCAACGCCGACGGGACGTTCAAGAGCCGCGAGGACCTCGAGGCGATCTACCTCGAGGAGCAGGACCTCGACCCGAAGGCCGAGACGATCGCGTACTGCCGGATCGGCGAGCGCTCCAGCCACACGTGGTTCGTGCTGAAGTACCTCCTCGGCTTCAAGGACGTCCGCAACTACGACGGCTCGTGGACCGAGTGGGGCAACCTCGTCGGCGTGCCCGTCGAGAAGGGCGAGCCCGACGACGACGGCGACCTCGACGACTAA